In Rhodamnia argentea isolate NSW1041297 chromosome 1, ASM2092103v1, whole genome shotgun sequence, the genomic window CATATAGTTAAGTCGACCCATCTCTTGTCTCAGGTCCTCAGGCTTTACACAGTGAAGAAAGCAAGGCAGGATGGTCTACGAATTATTTGTCCTCAGAACAAACACATTAAGTATAGAAAATGAATTCTATGGACCTGAACAGAAGCCATCTTTCCAAAAATATCACCTCATAAAGATGCATAGTAGGGCAATCATAGGACTATTGTCATATTAATCATGCACTGTTTAAAGGAAAGGACAATTCAATGCCATTCCATTCTCCAAGATAGTTGTTCACTCGGTGTAATTTAACAAAATGAGTCAATGAACACACTGTTTGCATGCCCCTCCAGCTTATATATCACCATCAGAAGTACTTatctttgaccaaaagaaaGTACTTATCTTAGTCAAAGCAAAATCAAATTCTCACAAAGCACAGAGTAATTGATGTGAATGtggtttaacaaaaaaattgacttggaatacCAATAAATACATGGAGGGAATGCTTAAATAACAGCTGGAGACGGAGCAAAAGGTGGTCTAGGAGACAAGCCATCATACCTGGGCATCAGAAAATCGCAACTGCTCTGCAACAAATAGTATTTTGCTGTATTCTTCTGATGTCAATTGCTTGCCAAAGTTCCTTGCAACTTCGTCGTAGCTAATTATGTTCACTCGAAAACCATTGCTCATGAAAAGCTTGTCCATCCATTTTCCAGAATCAAACTAACCAGGAGAAACCCTAACGTTTGAGTGTCTCATATAAACTGTCAATGGCTAGGATATATGAATTGCATGTATACATGAATCAAATTTGAGACCACCATCAAACTACTAAAAAAGCTCACATTTCTTCCGATTCCAGTCTCTGCCAGCCAGCCAGGCAACTCCCCCAAGAAAAGGCTACCATTCATGGCCATACTACTAACAACAAACAAGATATCCTTGAAACTTGTCACATTTATAAGAGGCAAGCCCTGCAAGAGTATACATAAATGAGCTACTAAATTCATTCCACAACTCCACTCTGCCATCCATCATCAGCTTGAACAGTTCCAAGGAGAACATTACCTGGATGACCCATATACTTGGTCGACTTCCATTGAAGCCCTGTGTGTGCAAAACCTGCTGCAAATTGGATGACACCAAGGGGATGTGATAGAACAAGCAACTTCTTGAAATTTTAGCCCCAACACCTGGTAGTTTGGACATTGAAACAATGTAGCTCATGAAGGAAAGACAAATCTCTGTAACATATAAGGAGTTTGTGATGGCGGGAAACCAAAAGCCAACACTATGACTCTTCAAAAAAATCTCACAGCTTAAACTAACATTTGGTAAGTGAATATGACATGGTTCTTTTGCGTAAACACCATTACACGGCCTATCCCTACACAAACTATATAAGATGGGAGCTCATGAAGAATGCGGAAAGGAAATCTCTTGCATCAAATCTTTAATTCGAAACTTCATAAACCACCAAACCAGTTAAAAAGGGCACCTTCAAGTTTTTCGGCTGCTTTTTTGTACAATTCATCTGGAGATATGTCAAATATCAAGGTTGAACTTGGCCAATTAAGTCTATAAGGACGAGTATCCATGCCATCTGTTAGCAAAACAATCTACATAACGTAAGTAGAAAGCAATAATGTTTTCCAATAACGACTGTTGTTTAGTTTGTCCTGCCACGATGAGCAAAATTTACCTGCTTGAGCCCATCCATACGATGGATAGTATGAAGCAACTTGTCATCGATATATTTAGTTGCAAGACAATAATGGTGTGTCTGCTTCTTCATGTCCACTTCATTATCAGTAGAGACAAAACAACCGGCATATGGATCGACAAAAAGAGGCTCTATGAACAAAGGCATTAATCAATCTCAAGCTTGCCAATGCAATGTCTACAACATGAATCTTCATAATAGAAGTGGTGGATTCAGAGGTAAGCACTACTCCAAAGCTAATAAACATATTCAAAAGAGTACAATCAGGCTTAGACATTAACATAAGGAAGACCAACTAATTAGCAATCACTAAAAGGGCATGAAGGTTGGACTGGAATCGCGATTCTCGTTCTAttattatttatcatttttGCCTTCATTAAAACCAaacataaatttgaaaatctacatttcattttctttcattcttagCCTCGTATCCTTATTTCCTCCGTTCCAGTCCTGTTCCGTTACTTAATATCATACGCGCAAGAGAGACCTTCCTTCGTGGCCAAGATAttccttttacttttaattttcctCTCATTTTTCAAAGTCCAGCGTATAACCCTGAGAAAACAGGAGGCCAAAACACATGACACCATCGCTATCACGCCCTCACCgtgttcgatgaaatgcctAAAGCCGAAACCGAAGAGGAATCTACTTGCCTGGTTGAAGGGTCTCTCGGAAACGAAGAGACGCGGCATTGAGGGCAGATTGGAGGAATGGTTCACTCTCGTCGCCGAGTTTTGCTCTCAGTCGAACAGCATAAGCACCCATTAGCTTCGGCCGCCAGGCAGGAGTGGCTGGGGCAACTCCGAACCCCATCAAATACTCCGTTCTCATCATGGTCAGACAGCGAACTGAATCGAAGGTCTCATCGTCCCGTCTTTCGCTCTCTATACGTGGGCCTCTATGGGGAGGAACTTCTACGACGCCTGTTGAGCCGAGTTCAATCCGCAGTCAATGTCCTGGACCCTGGTTGCCCCGAGCACCGAGCCAGCGTCTATCTTTTTCGAGACGTCGTTTCAGCATCGAACCGGTGGCTGAATGGAATCAGGCCGACCGAATCGAACAGATTGTGCGGTCTGGAGCTCCAAACGGTCCGAATAGACCTCACCGAGTTGATTGAACCGACTGGGTTGGCATCCATGAAATTACGGGTGTACCCTTTATCGAACCAAGCCACCGATAAATtttcgatgttttttttttattatttttttttgcaagcgATGGATCGAGAAAAAGTTCTCCACCAGCGCTTTGTCTTTGCACCTTGATACGTCTTTTTATTTTAGAGATAATAtgacgaaaaatcttaaattagcATATTTGTGAtagatttattttaaattatttttttaactataaaaaatcataaactaataGACCTATGataatttacctcaaactattttttccgACGAATTTACCCacactggtacacatgtgacgaATTTACCCTCCACtaaattttgttaaattggGCTAAcgccatgaaaaatctcaaaccgatatacatgtgacaaaaaaagggtaaaaaccccaaattataCACCCGTCAATTTTCACGTATCATCCAACTTaataatttgatgataaaaagcAGACACACCATTATCTTCTTCGAGACGTCATCTTAGCAAGCATTGAACCGGTGGATGAATAGAATCATATCGACCAAATCGAACAGATTGTGCGATCTGAGCCCCATCGGTTGGAATAGACCTCACCGAGTTGACAAATGAGACGCCCTCCGACTCTTTAGGCCGAACGATCAAACCGATTGGGTTGGCATCGATGAAATTACGGGTATGCCCTTTATCGAACCAAGCCACCAATAGATTTTCGATTTAGAAGCGATAAATTGAGAAAAGGTTCTCAATAAACAATGAAACTAAAAACAAATCCAGTGGACAAATGTGAGCATTCCGAGCCTTCGAATCGATTCGGCTCATTCCCATATAAAtctctaatttcatttcatatgCGTTTGGTAAGTTTCACTCACAAGATAATCGGAGAGGCCCTCGCGATCGTTACTTGAATATAAAATCTACCTTTTTACACCAGCTAATCCCACGAGAGCAGTTTCTTTGTTTTCGCTTCTTGGATTTAAATTTCCATTTACACTATCAACAAGCCAATAGATGtggaaagcaaaaaataaagattcCTAGTGAATGGTTATTGCTATTCCGTGTGTTGTCATGAGAAGAAATGACTTCCCATCATTTGCGTATGATCtcttattttcttcattttatatCTTATATTGTAAAGGGCGTCTAGTCACCTAATTTCCCAATATAATAGCATTTCTCTGAGTCGCATTCGCAGCTGACGTGGAGGGGCTAACGAATTTTTAAGGTGGGGCTTGCCTTTGAAGCGCAAGGAAGTTCGGATGATCAATGGTCAACGGGAAGCATTTGGACGAAATCGTGCACGAGAAGGTAATTTAGGAGCATGACGCCGGCTACCCTTTGTCCTAAATTCACGCTGTCAATGCTGAGTATCGAGGGCATAAAATGCCGCCCACGAGGCATTCGGCCCTACTGGCAAAGCGATTAGGGGCTGGGATCGGAGAGTACCAAGTCAGGGGTTCGATCTCCGGGAACACCGCACACCCCCAACGAATACACAAAAAAGAGGAACCAGACCCAAAAATAAGAAGAGAGCACAGAGTGCCGACGGATTGAGAGTTTGTAACATGGAGGAGTTGCACGAGGACACGCCTTGTTATAGAAAGTGGTGCTAAGATCTTTAGTGTAGACGTGGGTAGGATTTAACCATAGAATGGTTTGACTTCAATTGCGCACCGCGCTCTATTAGTTTGCGTAAGTTGCCCACGAATCCCTGGATTCTTTCATTTATGACTCGAGAGTATGACGACTTTTGTAGCTCGACTAATCACCAAATAATCGCTTTGTGGATTGAGCGTGGGGACGGTGGATGGCGGTGCGAAGGCGGTGATCGGGAGAAACTTGAACTGAGTTTACAACCTCGTATTTTCGAAAAAGGATCACGGTAATTATCGCCCTCTTCCGAAACCTGTTTAGCATACCTAACTAGGATTAGCCCACTCTCTAAAACAGTTGTTATTTCGCGAGAATGCTTGTAAAGAATATTTTACAGGAAGTTATTCTCCGGGAAAGTGgtaatatttttcggtgtttggttgaaatctgaaaatggaatggaaaatattttatgtccTCGAGTAAGgaaaaaattgtttgattttcctaaatagaCATGCATTATTCAAACACTAGTGACTTGTGCATGGGTAGCCGGAGATACCGAGTATTGATACTAGGATCTCGGGTTCCACCTCGATGGACCTTGACCCGAGTGCCGGGGAGCATGGGCACTGGGTCCCGAGCATAGGCACGAGCATCCGCCCCCTGTCCACAAAAAAAATGCTAGAGAACCCGATGCCCATGCTCGGGCCTAGGTCACAAAGTCTAGTCGAGGCACAAACGCCCGTGCTTGAGGCCCCAGCACTCATGCCTATACCCCTGCACCACAAGCTCGAGTCCATTGAGGCTGGGCTCGTGTTCACAAAGGGCAAGTGCGGGACCCTAGTTTTTGGGCCGGGGAACTCGGCTGCTGTGCTTGGCCCCCTGATGCTTGAGCTTGAGTCCCTAACGCTCGAGCCTTGATCCATTGAGGTCGGGTTCAAGACCCCAGTACCCATTCCCGGGTCCTCGGCACCCGGGTTCAAGACCCTAGTGCCGTGCTTGGATCCCTTGAGCCCGAATTGGGGTTTATGGTGGCCAAGGCCCATGATCCCGGTGTCAATGCTTGGGTCCATCGGACCGGGCTCAACACTTCGACGATCGAAATTGGTCCGATGGATTTGTGGGTGAATCTTGGGGATCAAGGCATAAGCATCGAGTACTCGAACTTGGTCTCGATTGATTTGGGCACAGGTGTTGAGGTCCCACACCCAGCCTCGAAGGGTTTGGGTTACCCCAAGCCCAACTTTGTGGATTTGCGCTTGAACACCGGGGTTTTGGGCTATGCTTCTTCGAACTCGGGCCTGGCCTCGGTAGACCGTAGTTAATTGTTCCCGGGCTCTAGTCCCGAGTCCACTATCAAGGGTCCGAGAATAAGCCTTGGGGTTCTCGTGCGGAAACACATAATCTCTAGTCCAAGCGTTGATTTctcataatattttaaaaaataatttttgatttttcaaagataaatttattttcacaaaTTGAAGCACAGATCTTTTGttctagggttaataccatgaaaaccctaaactagtatatttgtgacaaatttaccctaaaatatttttttgaccacgaaaaacctcaaactggtatacctatgacaaatttaccccgaattatttttttgaccacaaaaaatcctaaaccagtatatctgtgacaaatttaccataaactaattcttttgaccacgaaataccccaaattggtacaattgtgacaaatttaccccgagttaaattgatttaatatcacgaaaaatttcaaattgataaacctgtgacaaacagagggtcaaaACTCCATAATAGTATACTTGTCGATtgtcacgtgtcaccaaatcagaaatttgtgagttaaatttaacgaaaattaacggagggtaaatttgtcacatgtgtaatagtttagggtaaatttgtcacaggtatatcagtttggggttttatgtggtcaaaaaaataatttgaggtaaatttgtcacaaatgtactaatttgagat contains:
- the LOC115750208 gene encoding O-methyltransferase 1, chloroplastic isoform X2, which gives rise to MPLFIEPLFVDPYAGCFVSTDNEVDMKKQTHHYCLATKYIDDKLLHTIHRMDGLKQIVLLTDGMDTRPYRLNWPSSTLIFDISPDELYKKAAEKLEGVGAKISRSCLFYHIPLVSSNLQQVLHTQGFNGSRPSIWVIQGLPLINVTSFKDILFVVSSMAMNGSLFLGELPGWLAETGIGRNFDSGKWMDKLFMSNGFRVNIISYDEVARNFGKQLTSEEYSKILFVAEQLRFSDAQMETWRREFQRVEEEGDEEGFEEL
- the LOC115750208 gene encoding O-methyltransferase 1, chloroplastic isoform X1, whose product is MMRTEYLMGFGVAPATPAWRPKLMGAYAVRLRAKLGDESEPFLQSALNAASLRFRETLQPEPLFVDPYAGCFVSTDNEVDMKKQTHHYCLATKYIDDKLLHTIHRMDGLKQIVLLTDGMDTRPYRLNWPSSTLIFDISPDELYKKAAEKLEGVGAKISRSCLFYHIPLVSSNLQQVLHTQGFNGSRPSIWVIQGLPLINVTSFKDILFVVSSMAMNGSLFLGELPGWLAETGIGRNFDSGKWMDKLFMSNGFRVNIISYDEVARNFGKQLTSEEYSKILFVAEQLRFSDAQMETWRREFQRVEEEGDEEGFEEL